From Rhodovastum atsumiense, a single genomic window includes:
- a CDS encoding glycerate kinase type-2 family protein produces MPETPADLLRVMFTEAVRAADPSLCLPPYLPEPPIGRTIVIGAGKASAAMAAALEAHWTGPLEGLVVTRYGHAVPCRRIEIVEAAHPVPDAAGEQAARRILEIVQGLTEDDLVIALISGGGSSLLALPAPGLTLADKQEVNRALLRSGATIHEMNVVRRHLSAIKGGRLAAATAPARCVALLISDVPGDDPAVIASGPTVPDPSSFADARAILARYGITPPEAVRRHLDAAAEETPKPGDPRLARAQTVLIATPQRSLETAAAVAREAGITPVILGDAIEGESREVARVMAGIARQVERHGQPAGAPCVLLSGGETTVTVRGQGRGGRNVEFLLSLAIELGGAPRIWAIAGDTDGIDGADDAAGALVTPDTLARARALGLDARAALADNDAHSFFQALDDRIVTGPTLTNVNDFRAVLIT; encoded by the coding sequence ATGCCTGAAACACCAGCCGACCTGCTGCGCGTGATGTTCACCGAAGCGGTCCGGGCCGCCGATCCGAGCCTCTGCCTGCCGCCTTACCTGCCTGAACCGCCCATCGGGCGCACCATCGTCATCGGGGCCGGCAAGGCCTCGGCGGCGATGGCCGCGGCCCTGGAAGCGCACTGGACCGGCCCGCTGGAAGGGCTGGTCGTCACCCGCTACGGCCATGCAGTGCCCTGCCGCCGCATCGAGATCGTCGAGGCCGCCCACCCGGTGCCCGACGCCGCCGGCGAGCAGGCGGCGCGGCGTATCCTGGAAATAGTGCAGGGCCTGACCGAGGACGATCTCGTCATCGCCCTGATCTCGGGCGGCGGCTCGTCGCTGCTGGCCCTGCCCGCCCCCGGCCTGACGCTCGCCGACAAGCAGGAGGTCAACCGCGCACTGCTGCGCTCGGGGGCCACCATCCACGAGATGAACGTGGTCCGCCGACATCTCTCCGCCATCAAGGGCGGCCGGCTCGCCGCCGCCACCGCCCCGGCGCGCTGCGTCGCCCTGCTGATCTCCGATGTGCCCGGCGACGATCCCGCGGTCATCGCCTCCGGCCCGACCGTGCCCGATCCCAGCAGCTTCGCCGATGCCCGCGCCATCCTCGCCCGCTACGGCATCACCCCGCCCGAGGCGGTGCGCCGCCACCTGGACGCGGCCGCCGAGGAAACCCCCAAGCCCGGCGATCCCCGGCTGGCGCGCGCGCAGACGGTGCTGATCGCAACACCGCAGCGCTCGCTGGAAACCGCCGCCGCCGTCGCCCGCGAAGCCGGTATCACCCCGGTGATCCTCGGCGATGCGATCGAGGGCGAATCCCGCGAGGTCGCCCGCGTGATGGCCGGCATCGCCCGGCAGGTGGAACGCCACGGCCAGCCGGCCGGCGCGCCCTGCGTGCTGCTCTCGGGCGGGGAAACCACGGTCACCGTGCGTGGCCAGGGCCGCGGCGGGCGCAATGTCGAATTCCTGCTCTCGCTGGCGATCGAGCTTGGCGGGGCGCCGCGCATCTGGGCGATCGCCGGCGACACCGACGGCATCGACGGGGCCGACGACGCCGCCGGCGCGCTGGTCACGCCCGACACGCTGGCGCGGGCGCGGGCGCTCGGCCTCGATGCCCGCGCGGCCCTGGCCGA
- the glxR gene encoding 2-hydroxy-3-oxopropionate reductase, translating into MSNVGFIGLGIMGRPMAAHLQAAGHTLFLYDIGQLPQTLLDGGAVACASGAEVAQQAEIIITMVPDTPHVEAALFGKGGIAEGLTPGKIVVDMSSISPIATKAFAEKINALGCDYLDAPVSGGEVGAREASLTIMVGGPDAAFEKVKPLFEKMGKNVTLVGGTGDGQTTKVANQIIVALTIEAVGEALLFASKAGADPARVRKALMGGFASSRILEVHGQRMVDRKFDPGFRIELHQKDLNLALQGAKSLQISLPNTATCQELFNACAARGGSKWDHSAMVRALELLADHEIGSKQG; encoded by the coding sequence ATGAGCAACGTCGGCTTCATCGGCCTCGGCATCATGGGGCGGCCCATGGCGGCCCATCTGCAGGCAGCGGGTCACACCCTGTTCCTCTACGACATCGGCCAATTGCCGCAGACTCTGCTCGACGGCGGCGCGGTCGCCTGCGCCTCCGGCGCGGAGGTCGCGCAGCAGGCCGAGATCATCATCACCATGGTGCCTGACACCCCGCATGTCGAGGCGGCGCTGTTCGGCAAGGGCGGCATCGCCGAGGGCCTGACCCCCGGCAAGATCGTTGTGGATATGAGCTCGATCTCGCCGATCGCCACCAAGGCGTTCGCCGAGAAGATCAATGCGCTGGGCTGCGACTACCTCGACGCGCCGGTCTCCGGCGGCGAGGTCGGCGCCAGGGAGGCGTCGCTGACCATCATGGTCGGCGGCCCGGACGCGGCGTTCGAGAAGGTGAAGCCGCTGTTCGAGAAGATGGGGAAGAACGTCACCCTGGTCGGCGGCACCGGCGACGGCCAGACCACCAAGGTCGCCAACCAGATCATCGTGGCGCTGACCATCGAGGCGGTAGGCGAGGCCCTGCTGTTCGCCTCCAAGGCCGGTGCCGATCCGGCACGCGTGCGCAAGGCGCTGATGGGCGGCTTCGCGTCCTCGCGCATCCTGGAAGTGCATGGCCAGCGCATGGTGGACCGCAAGTTCGATCCGGGCTTCCGCATCGAGCTGCACCAGAAGGACCTGAACCTGGCGCTGCAGGGGGCGAAGTCATTGCAGATCAGCCTGCCCAACACCGCCACCTGCCAGGAGCTGTTCAACGCCTGCGCCGCCCGCGGCGGCAGCAAGTGGGATCATTCCGCCATGGTGCGGGCGCTGGAGCTGCTCGCCGATCACGAAATCGGCAGCAAGCAGGGCTGA
- a CDS encoding aldolase/citrate lyase family protein, producing MSGPVTSIPPNALKAALRENRRQIGLWSSLCSNVVAEVLAYAGYDWIVVDTEHAPSDTVDVLSQLQGLATGSAEPVVRVAWNDAVLMKRLLDIGARSLLVPFVQSAEEAKAAVAATRYPPHGIRGVSVSHRANRFGRVPNYLHTAQEQICVLVQMETRTALAALEDIAAVDGIDGVFIGPSDLAADFGHLGNAAHPEVQAAIADACARAKAVGKPIGILAPVEADARRYFEMGFTYVAIGSDVGILSAGSTNLVARMREAIGEPKIRVAV from the coding sequence ATGTCCGGACCTGTCACCAGTATCCCCCCGAACGCACTGAAAGCCGCGCTCCGCGAAAACCGTCGCCAGATCGGGCTGTGGAGCAGCCTGTGCAGCAACGTGGTGGCGGAAGTGCTGGCCTATGCCGGCTACGACTGGATCGTGGTCGATACCGAACACGCCCCGAGCGATACCGTCGACGTGTTGTCGCAATTGCAGGGGCTGGCCACCGGCAGCGCCGAGCCGGTGGTCCGTGTCGCCTGGAACGACGCGGTGCTGATGAAACGCCTGCTCGACATCGGCGCGCGCAGCCTGCTGGTGCCGTTCGTGCAGTCGGCCGAGGAAGCCAAGGCCGCCGTCGCCGCCACCCGCTACCCGCCGCACGGCATCCGCGGCGTGTCGGTCTCCCACCGCGCCAACCGCTTCGGCCGCGTGCCCAACTACCTGCACACGGCGCAGGAGCAGATCTGCGTGCTGGTGCAGATGGAAACCCGCACGGCCCTGGCCGCGCTGGAGGACATCGCCGCGGTCGATGGCATCGACGGGGTGTTCATCGGCCCCTCCGACCTTGCCGCCGATTTCGGCCATCTCGGCAATGCCGCGCACCCGGAGGTGCAGGCTGCCATTGCCGATGCCTGCGCCCGCGCCAAGGCGGTGGGCAAGCCGATCGGCATCCTCGCCCCGGTCGAGGCCGATGCGCGGCGTTATTTCGAGATGGGCTTCACCTACGTCGCCATCGGCAGCGATGTCGGCATTCTTTCGGCCGGCAGCACCAACCTCGTCGCCCGCATGCGGGAAGCCATCGGCGAGCCGAAGATCCGGGTCGCGGTCTGA
- a CDS encoding LysR family transcriptional regulator produces MFELSQLRCFVAVAEELHFGRAAARLHMTQPPLSRQVQLLEHALDIVLLERTSRSVRLTPAGRAFLPEARRILQLADGAGLAAKRVARGEAGSIALGCTAAASYSLVPRLIAFANADLPGIDVVLKEMVTADQMEALASGRLDLGLVRQPFDRRLVEAVCVQREPLLLAVPRGHPLAEGPEPSFADLDQQKLAMWSPVQARYFYDLISGLCAAAGAAPQYVQYVSQAHTMLALVSAGLALAVVPEAGRALHFEGVVLRPLHSRRRALAELHLVWWRENTNPALPGFRQAVLDRFAPKGRAR; encoded by the coding sequence ATGTTCGAACTGAGCCAATTGCGCTGCTTCGTCGCCGTCGCCGAGGAACTGCATTTCGGCCGTGCTGCCGCGCGGCTGCACATGACCCAGCCGCCGCTGAGCCGGCAGGTGCAGTTGCTCGAACATGCGCTCGACATCGTGCTGCTCGAACGCACCAGCCGTTCGGTGCGGCTGACGCCGGCGGGGCGCGCCTTCCTGCCGGAAGCACGGCGGATCCTGCAACTCGCCGACGGCGCCGGCCTCGCCGCCAAGCGGGTGGCGCGGGGGGAGGCGGGGTCGATTGCGCTCGGCTGCACCGCGGCGGCCAGCTATTCGCTGGTGCCGCGGCTGATCGCCTTCGCCAATGCGGATCTGCCGGGCATCGACGTGGTGCTGAAGGAAATGGTCACCGCCGACCAGATGGAGGCGCTGGCATCCGGCCGGCTTGACCTCGGGCTGGTGCGCCAGCCCTTCGACCGGCGGCTGGTGGAGGCGGTGTGCGTGCAGCGCGAGCCGCTGCTGCTCGCGGTGCCGCGCGGGCATCCCCTGGCCGAGGGGCCGGAGCCCAGCTTCGCCGATCTCGACCAGCAGAAGCTGGCGATGTGGTCGCCGGTGCAGGCGCGCTACTTCTACGACCTGATCAGCGGGCTCTGCGCCGCCGCCGGGGCGGCACCGCAATATGTGCAGTACGTCAGCCAGGCCCACACCATGCTGGCGCTGGTCAGCGCCGGGCTGGCGCTCGCGGTGGTGCCGGAGGCGGGGCGGGCCTTGCACTTCGAGGGCGTGGTGCTGCGGCCGCTGCATTCGCGACGGCGCGCGCTTGCGGAGCTGCACCTGGTCTGGTGGCGCGAGAACACCAATCCGGCACTGCCGGGGTTCCGGCAGGCCGTGCTGGACCGGTTCGCGCCGAAAGGGCGGGCGCGATGA
- a CDS encoding MFS transporter, with product MPSDTLAANSIASATAQKTRVRWLIVTMLFVVTVINYADRATLAIAGPVISKDLGLNAAQMGIVFSAFGWAYVIGQLPGGWLLDRYGSKGVYAASLFLWSFFTLCLGFVGFLTGAVAVFTLFALRFLLGLAESPSFPGNSRIVAAWFPKHERATASALFNSAQYFATVIFAPLLGWITHSFGWPWVFGVMGGLGISLALIWLKLVYSPADHPWVNKAEVDYIAAGGGLVHMDDAKAKADPASGAKWDDIRQMFRNRMMVGIFIGQFCINAITYFFITWFPVYLVQARGMSILKAGFVASLPAICGFLGGILGGLMSDWMLRRGYSLSAARKTPIVLGMVTSVSMIICNYTDVQWVVVGLMALAFFGKGIGALGWAVMSDAAPKEITGLAGGVFNMCGNLSSISTPIIIGYIIQTSGSFNGALVFVAANALIAALSYLVIVGEIKRMVLVR from the coding sequence ATGCCTTCTGACACGCTGGCCGCGAACTCCATCGCGTCCGCAACCGCCCAGAAAACACGCGTGCGATGGCTGATCGTTACCATGCTGTTCGTGGTGACGGTCATCAATTACGCCGACCGTGCCACGCTCGCCATCGCAGGCCCGGTCATCAGCAAGGACCTGGGGCTGAACGCCGCCCAGATGGGCATCGTCTTCTCGGCCTTCGGCTGGGCCTACGTGATCGGCCAGTTGCCCGGTGGCTGGCTGCTCGATCGCTACGGCTCGAAGGGCGTGTATGCCGCCAGCCTGTTCCTCTGGTCCTTCTTCACGCTCTGCCTCGGCTTCGTCGGCTTCCTCACCGGCGCGGTGGCGGTGTTCACGCTGTTCGCCCTGCGCTTCCTGCTCGGGCTTGCGGAATCGCCGTCCTTCCCCGGCAACAGCCGCATCGTCGCCGCCTGGTTCCCCAAGCACGAGCGTGCCACCGCCTCGGCACTGTTCAATTCCGCGCAGTATTTCGCGACCGTGATCTTTGCTCCGCTGCTGGGCTGGATCACGCATTCCTTCGGTTGGCCCTGGGTGTTCGGCGTGATGGGCGGGCTTGGCATCTCACTCGCGCTGATCTGGCTGAAGCTGGTCTACAGCCCGGCCGACCATCCGTGGGTCAACAAGGCCGAGGTCGACTACATCGCCGCCGGCGGTGGCCTCGTGCACATGGACGATGCCAAGGCGAAGGCCGATCCCGCATCCGGTGCGAAGTGGGACGACATCCGCCAGATGTTCCGCAACCGCATGATGGTCGGCATCTTCATCGGCCAGTTCTGCATCAACGCCATCACCTACTTCTTCATCACCTGGTTCCCGGTCTATCTGGTGCAGGCGCGCGGCATGTCGATCCTGAAGGCCGGGTTCGTCGCCTCGCTGCCCGCCATCTGCGGCTTCCTGGGCGGCATCCTCGGCGGGTTGATGTCCGACTGGATGCTCCGGCGCGGCTATTCCCTTTCGGCCGCGCGCAAGACGCCGATCGTGCTCGGGATGGTCACCTCCGTCTCCATGATCATCTGCAACTATACCGACGTGCAGTGGGTCGTGGTCGGGCTGATGGCACTGGCCTTCTTCGGCAAGGGCATCGGCGCGCTCGGCTGGGCGGTGATGTCGGATGCCGCGCCCAAGGAGATCACCGGCCTCGCCGGCGGTGTCTTCAACATGTGCGGCAATCTTTCCTCCATCTCCACGCCGATCATCATCGGCTACATCATCCAGACCTCCGGGTCCTTCAACGGTGCCCTGGTCTTCGTGGCCGCCAACGCCTTGATCGCCGCCCTCAGCTACCTGGTCATCGTCGGCGAGATCAAGCGCATGGTGCTGGTCCGCTGA
- a CDS encoding enolase C-terminal domain-like protein — MNDLANNAGARTPLVTDMLVVPVAGQDCMLLNLCGAHGPFFTRNVVVLKDSAGNTGLGEVPGGEGIRATLERSIPLVVGQPIGSFNAILNAIRATLPGAKAAKQTIVHQVTSESEARVLRQPHEINLRTDNVITAVEAALLDLLGQHMGVPVCALLGTGQQRGAAKMLAYLFYVGDRGRTDLPYPEARGGADAWERVRTEAALTPEAIVRQAEAATARYGFSDYKLKGGVMPGEDEMQAVLALHRRFPEGRVTLDPNGAWTLAEAIELGRAYGHAMAYAEDPCGPEAGYSGREVMAEFRRATGIPTATNMIATDWRQLGHSLSLQSVDIPLADPHFWTLQGSVRVAQLCEAVGLTWGSHSNNHFDISLAMFTHCAAAAPGDITAIDTHWIWQEGNERLTREPLQIVGGSVAVPDRPGLGIEIDMDRLQKAHEVYKKIGTGARDDAMAMQYLLPGWTYDPKRPAFGRKAA, encoded by the coding sequence ATGAACGACCTGGCAAATAATGCCGGCGCCCGCACGCCTCTCGTCACGGACATGCTCGTTGTCCCGGTCGCCGGCCAGGATTGTATGCTGCTGAACCTGTGTGGCGCGCACGGTCCCTTCTTCACCCGCAACGTGGTGGTGCTGAAGGACAGCGCCGGCAACACCGGCCTCGGCGAGGTCCCGGGCGGGGAGGGGATCCGCGCCACGCTGGAGCGGTCAATCCCGCTGGTGGTCGGCCAGCCGATCGGCAGCTTCAACGCCATCCTCAATGCCATCCGCGCGACGCTGCCCGGCGCGAAGGCGGCGAAACAGACCATCGTCCACCAGGTGACCTCGGAGTCGGAGGCGCGGGTGCTGCGCCAGCCGCACGAGATCAACCTGCGCACCGACAACGTCATCACCGCGGTCGAGGCGGCGCTGCTCGACCTGCTCGGCCAGCACATGGGCGTGCCGGTCTGCGCCCTGCTCGGCACCGGCCAGCAGCGCGGCGCGGCGAAGATGCTCGCCTACCTGTTCTATGTCGGCGACCGCGGCCGCACCGACCTGCCCTATCCCGAAGCGCGCGGCGGCGCTGATGCCTGGGAGCGCGTGCGCACCGAGGCGGCGCTGACCCCGGAGGCCATCGTCCGCCAGGCCGAGGCCGCTACCGCCCGCTACGGGTTTTCCGACTACAAGCTCAAGGGCGGGGTGATGCCCGGCGAAGACGAGATGCAGGCGGTGCTCGCCCTGCACCGGCGCTTCCCGGAAGGGCGGGTGACGCTTGACCCGAACGGCGCCTGGACGCTCGCCGAGGCGATCGAACTGGGCCGCGCCTACGGCCACGCCATGGCCTATGCCGAGGACCCGTGCGGCCCCGAGGCCGGCTATTCCGGCCGCGAGGTGATGGCCGAGTTCCGTCGTGCCACCGGCATCCCGACCGCGACCAACATGATCGCCACCGACTGGCGCCAGCTCGGCCATTCGCTGTCGCTGCAGTCGGTGGACATCCCGCTTGCCGATCCGCATTTCTGGACGTTGCAGGGCTCGGTGCGGGTGGCGCAGCTCTGCGAGGCGGTCGGCCTGACCTGGGGTTCGCATTCCAACAACCATTTCGACATCTCGCTGGCGATGTTCACCCATTGCGCCGCCGCCGCGCCGGGGGACATCACCGCCATCGACACGCACTGGATCTGGCAAGAGGGCAACGAGCGCCTGACCCGCGAACCGCTGCAGATCGTGGGTGGCAGCGTCGCGGTGCCGGACCGGCCGGGCCTGGGCATCGAGATCGACATGGACCGGCTGCAGAAGGCCCACGAGGTCTACAAGAAGATCGGCACCGGCGCCCGCGACGACGCCATGGCCATGCAATACCTGCTGCCTGGCTGGACCTATGACCCAAAGCGCCCCGCCTTTGGCCGCAAGGCCGCCTGA
- the gudD gene encoding glucarate dehydratase — MSRSDTPVVTEMRVVPVAGHDSMLLNLSGAHGPFFTRNVLLLRDNAGRTGVGEVPGGEKIRQTLEDARALVIGKPIGNYKNVLNAVRGRFADRDAGGRGLQTFDLRTTIHVVTAIEAALLDLLGQYLDVPVAALLGDGQQRDAVEMLGYLFYVGDRARTDLPYLAEPDAKDDWFRLRREAALTPEGVVRLAEAAHAHYGFNDFKLKGGVFSGAEEIEAIAALAARFPQARITLDPNGAWSLAEAISLCKGRHDILAYAEDPCGAEQGYSGREVMAEFRRATGLPTATNMIATDWRQMGHAISLQSVDIPLADPHFWTMQGSVRVAQMCHEWGLTWGSHSNNHFDISLAMFTHVAAAAPGKITAIDTHWIWQDGQHLTRDPLKIVGGMVKVPEKPGLGIEVNLDALEQANALYKQHGLGARDDAVAMQYLIPGWKFDNKRPCLVR; from the coding sequence ATGTCCCGTTCCGATACCCCCGTCGTCACCGAGATGCGCGTCGTGCCCGTGGCCGGGCATGACAGCATGCTGCTCAATCTCTCCGGCGCGCACGGTCCCTTCTTCACCCGCAACGTGCTGCTGCTGCGCGACAATGCCGGCCGCACCGGCGTGGGCGAGGTGCCCGGCGGCGAGAAGATCCGCCAGACGCTGGAAGATGCCCGCGCGCTGGTGATCGGCAAGCCGATCGGCAACTACAAGAACGTGCTCAATGCCGTGCGCGGCCGCTTTGCCGACCGCGATGCCGGTGGACGCGGCCTGCAGACCTTCGACCTGCGCACCACCATCCATGTGGTGACCGCGATCGAGGCAGCGCTGCTCGACCTGCTCGGCCAGTATCTCGACGTGCCGGTGGCGGCGCTGCTCGGTGACGGCCAGCAGCGCGACGCCGTGGAGATGCTGGGCTACCTGTTCTATGTCGGTGACCGCGCCCGTACCGATCTGCCTTACCTCGCCGAGCCCGACGCGAAGGATGACTGGTTCCGCCTGCGCCGCGAGGCCGCGCTGACGCCGGAAGGGGTCGTGCGCCTCGCCGAAGCCGCGCATGCCCACTATGGCTTCAACGACTTCAAGCTGAAGGGCGGTGTGTTCAGCGGCGCCGAGGAGATCGAGGCGATCGCGGCACTGGCGGCCCGCTTCCCGCAGGCGCGCATCACCCTCGATCCCAACGGCGCCTGGTCACTGGCCGAGGCGATCTCGCTGTGCAAGGGGCGGCACGACATCCTGGCCTATGCCGAGGACCCGTGCGGCGCCGAGCAGGGCTATTCCGGCCGCGAGGTGATGGCCGAGTTCCGCCGTGCCACCGGCCTGCCGACCGCCACCAACATGATCGCCACCGACTGGCGGCAGATGGGCCACGCGATCTCGCTGCAGTCGGTCGATATCCCACTGGCCGACCCGCATTTCTGGACCATGCAGGGCTCGGTGCGGGTGGCGCAGATGTGCCATGAGTGGGGCCTGACCTGGGGCTCGCACTCCAACAACCATTTCGACATCTCGCTGGCGATGTTCACCCATGTCGCGGCGGCGGCGCCGGGCAAGATCACGGCGATCGACACGCACTGGATCTGGCAGGACGGCCAGCACCTGACGCGTGACCCGCTGAAGATCGTCGGCGGGATGGTGAAGGTGCCGGAGAAACCGGGCCTCGGCATCGAGGTGAATCTCGATGCACTGGAACAGGCGAACGCGCTGTACAAGCAGCACGGCCTCGGCGCGCGCGACGATGCGGTGGCGATGCAGTACCTGATCCCGGGCTGGAAGTTCGACAACAAGCGCCCCTGCCTGGTGCGCTGA
- the torA gene encoding trimethylamine-N-oxide reductase TorA, whose protein sequence is MTIPDTQAASPCALTRRRLLVSAAALGATATIGGMPGRARAAGPQEILSGSHWGAFHARVEDGRFVSLRPWEKDPRPSPTLAGVQDIVYNPARIRYPMVRRAWLEQGPGAAPETRGTGDFVRVSWDKALDLVAGEIRRMQAEHGPWALFGGSYGWRSSGRVGNPQTMLKRLLNLSGGYVESSSNYSKAALEGIMPYVVGSVEAEGQQTAYGTVTENTELLVFWACSPLGNNHISAAIPDHQVWGWFDELAKRGKKAIFIDPVRTDACKKLNAEWIAPRPHTDVAMMIGIAHTLLSENLHDSKFLKDCTRGFDRFADYLTGKSDGIAKSVEWAEAICGIPAAVIRDLARRFAKNRTMLVGGWATQRQQHGEQAPWMLITLACMLGQIGLPGGGFVQRYHIDGGGAPMSLAPPLGNGMSAGKRVETKPWTEDRGTKVIPCARIVDMLLNPGGEYEHNGKRFKYPDVRFAYWVGGNPFHHHQDRNRQVAAWKKFETFIVQDFQWTASARMADIVLPATTTVERNDIERVGPSAGVAIMAMRKIIDPVFEARNDYDIFKDLAKRLGVEQPFTEGKSEMDWIRASYDAALAAAKPKNIPMPDFDSFWNGAGVVEFEVPAASKKWIKYAAFRQDPLLNPLPTPSGKIEIFSTAIERMKYEDCPPHPTWMEPVERLGRPGKYPLHVNSSHPELRLHSQLCGSAAVRKLYEVAGRSPCWINPADAASRGIKDGDTVRVFNDRGQCLAGAVVTEDIRPGVLRLQEGAWYDPLDPGKPDTLCKFGDPNVLTPDIGTSRLSQATSACTTMAEVEKFQGMPPEVTVFTAPARAG, encoded by the coding sequence ATGACCATCCCTGATACCCAGGCCGCCAGCCCCTGTGCGCTGACGCGGCGCCGGCTGCTGGTCTCCGCCGCCGCGCTCGGCGCGACAGCCACGATCGGCGGAATGCCGGGACGCGCCCGCGCCGCCGGCCCGCAGGAAATCCTGAGCGGCTCGCACTGGGGCGCCTTCCACGCCCGCGTCGAGGACGGCCGCTTCGTCAGCCTCCGCCCCTGGGAGAAGGACCCGCGCCCCTCCCCTACCCTCGCCGGCGTGCAGGACATCGTCTACAATCCGGCCCGCATCCGCTACCCGATGGTGCGGCGGGCCTGGCTGGAACAGGGTCCCGGTGCCGCCCCCGAGACCCGGGGCACGGGCGACTTCGTGCGGGTGAGCTGGGACAAGGCGCTCGACCTGGTGGCCGGCGAGATCCGTCGCATGCAGGCCGAGCACGGCCCCTGGGCACTGTTCGGCGGCAGCTATGGCTGGCGCAGCTCCGGGCGCGTCGGCAACCCGCAGACGATGCTGAAGCGCCTGCTGAATCTCAGCGGCGGCTATGTCGAATCCTCGTCCAACTATTCCAAGGCGGCGCTCGAGGGCATCATGCCCTACGTGGTCGGCTCGGTGGAGGCCGAAGGCCAGCAGACCGCGTACGGCACCGTGACCGAGAACACCGAGTTGCTGGTGTTCTGGGCCTGCAGCCCGCTCGGCAACAACCACATCTCCGCCGCCATCCCCGACCATCAGGTCTGGGGTTGGTTCGACGAGCTGGCGAAGCGGGGCAAGAAGGCGATTTTCATTGACCCGGTGCGCACCGATGCCTGCAAGAAGTTGAACGCCGAGTGGATCGCGCCACGACCACACACCGACGTCGCGATGATGATCGGCATCGCCCACACACTGCTAAGCGAGAACCTGCACGACAGCAAGTTCCTCAAGGACTGCACGCGTGGCTTCGATCGCTTCGCCGACTACCTGACCGGCAAGTCCGACGGCATCGCCAAGAGCGTCGAATGGGCCGAGGCGATCTGCGGCATCCCGGCGGCGGTGATCCGCGACCTGGCACGGCGCTTCGCGAAGAACCGCACCATGCTGGTCGGCGGCTGGGCCACGCAGCGCCAGCAGCACGGCGAGCAGGCCCCCTGGATGCTGATCACCCTGGCCTGCATGCTTGGCCAGATCGGCCTGCCCGGCGGTGGCTTCGTGCAGCGCTACCACATCGACGGCGGCGGCGCACCGATGTCGCTTGCTCCGCCGCTCGGCAACGGCATGTCGGCCGGCAAGCGCGTCGAAACCAAGCCCTGGACCGAAGACCGCGGTACCAAGGTGATCCCCTGCGCCCGCATCGTCGACATGCTGCTCAACCCGGGTGGCGAGTACGAGCACAACGGCAAGCGCTTCAAATACCCTGACGTGCGCTTCGCCTACTGGGTTGGCGGCAACCCGTTCCACCACCACCAGGACCGCAATCGACAGGTGGCGGCGTGGAAGAAGTTCGAGACCTTCATCGTCCAGGACTTCCAGTGGACGGCCAGCGCCCGCATGGCGGACATCGTGCTGCCCGCCACCACAACGGTGGAACGCAACGACATCGAACGCGTCGGCCCTTCTGCCGGCGTCGCGATCATGGCGATGCGCAAGATCATCGACCCGGTGTTCGAGGCCCGCAATGACTACGACATCTTCAAGGATCTGGCGAAGCGCCTGGGGGTGGAGCAGCCGTTCACCGAAGGCAAATCGGAGATGGACTGGATCCGCGCGAGCTACGACGCCGCGCTGGCCGCGGCGAAGCCGAAGAACATCCCCATGCCGGATTTCGACAGCTTCTGGAACGGTGCCGGGGTAGTGGAATTCGAGGTTCCCGCCGCATCGAAGAAATGGATCAAATACGCCGCCTTCCGGCAGGACCCGCTGCTCAACCCGTTGCCAACGCCCTCAGGCAAGATCGAGATTTTCTCAACCGCCATCGAACGGATGAAATACGAGGACTGCCCGCCGCACCCGACCTGGATGGAACCGGTCGAGCGCCTCGGCAGGCCTGGCAAGTATCCGCTGCACGTGAACTCCTCGCACCCCGAGCTGCGCCTGCATTCACAGCTCTGTGGCAGCGCAGCGGTGCGCAAGCTGTACGAGGTCGCGGGACGCTCGCCCTGCTGGATCAACCCGGCAGATGCCGCCTCCCGTGGCATCAAGGATGGCGACACGGTGCGGGTGTTCAACGACCGCGGCCAGTGCCTCGCCGGCGCCGTGGTGACCGAGGATATCCGCCCCGGCGTGCTGCGGCTGCAGGAAGGCGCGTGGTACGATCCGCTTGACCCCGGCAAGCCGGACACACTGTGCAAGTTCGGCGACCCGAACGTGCTCACGCCCGATATCGGGACCTCGCGGCTGTCACAGGCAACGTCGGCCTGTACGACGATGGCGGAGGTCGAGAAATTCCAGGGCATGCCGCCGGAAGTGACGGTGTTCACGGCACCGGCGCGGGCGGGCTGA